In the Plasmodium gaboni strain SY75 chromosome 13, whole genome shotgun sequence genome, TTACTAAATTTAggatgaaaaaatatatcattaaaaGATGTTTTTGTATGTTTATTATGCCATGTACATAATGGACTTAATGTAGGAgtattttcatatatttttatattataatctGCTGTTTTTCCACTTTTATTTAAACCATATGTTCGTGGAACATCATTACTTTTAGTACCTTTATTAATATCCCATAAACATATACTACCATCCACTGAACAACTAGCTAATAATAAATTGCAAGTATTGACTTCTGTTCCAAACGaactattattattattattattattactatcaTTACTTTCTTCAGTATCTAGATCATTAACCATATCCAATTCATTCTGTGCTTCAAGTTCTTTAACAGAATATGCGTCCTTAATAGAATGCACGTCTTTCAAAGAATTTATATCTTCAACAGAATATGTATCTTTAATTGAATAAATATCTTTAACtgaatatatatctttaatTGAATCATCTTCCTTGCCTGTATCTATATCTTTATCCATGTAACCATCATATATGTTTGcatttttataagaatCATATACACGATTAACATTCCAACATAATCCACTCCCTTCATTTGTATGTCCTTTTAATATCATTTGAGGATAACAAGTAGACATATCTGAAGGGAAGGATGGGTGTTTTGTGTAATCAAATAATAGAGCACTTCCATTAGATGTTTGAGttacaataaaaaaagaattacTAGGTAAATTCGTTGCTCTCATTACTTCTCCAGGATGTAATAATTTTGCTTTAACTTCAAAACATGGTAAAGGGTGccctttttttttttttttattacttaTAAAACCACtataattttcatattgTAATACATCTTCTTTAATAGAATATATAGGACATTTAATTTCACctatatatacatattcTAAATCTTGATTCGAAGTATGTGTTCCTAATAATACTTTATTAgtaaaataatttaatttagatttaaaagaattatcACCTCCTAAAAATTCTACTGTTAATGAAGGCCATTCTAATTTATGCTTTAACAACGAGCTATATAAAAAAGGGGTATTCTTTCTCCATATAATATGTCTTTCATTCTGTATATCTACAGAATTATTTTCGGGAACTTCATTTTCTATAGGTGTTTTTGATTCATACGATTCTTTGAAATCGTATATCTTATTTTTCTCGTGAAGAATATCTATCATATTaaccttttttttaaacaaaattaataaaatttatagtttatatatatatgggCATGTTCCAATTTTTGGTGTATTAAAagtacaaaaaaaaaaaaaatttaccaaggattataataataaatgtataaatgtataaatgtataaatatataaatgtatatatgtaaatatatatgtatgtatatatttatttatttatatatatatttttttttttttttatgttaaAGGAGGAATCCTTCAACCTTTcttaattataaaatttgcttttttttatgactagccaaaaaaatttaaaaaaaaaaaaaaaaaaaaaaaaaaaatatatatatatatatatatatattatataatgtatatttttgtgtgtatacaattaatattggataattttattttttttattttttattttttcattatttatttattcttttataatatatacgataatataatatgctcatatattttacatttttatatttttattataatatattattattattttttttttaggGTAACTTAAAAggatataaatgaaattatatgtatatgtatatatgtacatcaatttttttttttttatttataaatatatataatatataatatatattatatacatatatatgtttttatttatttttaaaatgaatatataagatAATTTTGTTTCACATTGTAAAAgtttataattttttttttttttttttttcggCATATGGtagttttatttttaaatattttcattgggtatacataatatatatatgtaatatattataaggacagttttgttttatttgattaatatttttatttgtgtGTTTACgtatattatctatatgattacaaataaatatattatatattagacataagtgtatataaataaatggaaaaatcacaattaattattatataaaaatatataaatatataaatatatatatatataatattatatatatatgtggacacttaataataatttcttgGGACCGTAAATGTCCAAAACTGTTTTctgtatatatatatatatatatatatatttata is a window encoding:
- a CDS encoding putative chromatin assembly factor 1 subunit, with the protein product MIDILHEKNKIYDFKESYESKTPIENEVPENNSVDIQNERHIIWRKNTPFLYSSLLKHKLEWPSLTVEFLGGDNSFKSKLNYFTNKVLLGTHTSNQDLEYVYIGEIKCPIYSIKEDVLQYENYSGFISNKKKKKGHPLPCFEVKAKLLHPGEVMRATNLPSNSFFIVTQTSNGSALLFDYTKHPSFPSDMSTCYPQMILKGHTNEGSGLCWNVNRVYDSYKNANIYDGYMDKDIDTGKEDDSIKDIYSVKDIYSIKDTYSVEDINSLKDVHSIKDAYSVKELEAQNELDMVNDLDTEESNDSNNNNNNNSSFGTEVNTCNLLLASCSVDGSICLWDINKGTKSNDVPRTYGLNKSGKTADYNIKIYENTPTLSPLCTWHNKHTKTSFNDIFFHPKFSNALGVCDDNGYMSIYDIRKKNFFTKAEISFNDHNEAMNTFSFDNFSEYIFSCGYSDGLISVWDMRYNKESLLKLNYHTQGINRIKFGMISSGIFASCSDDGTACIWDLSRNNNTQILPLQKTEDDIYNNPNPVPKQLLFVHGGHIGSIYDLAWANSNTFTIATVGVDNSIHVWHLNEQFLFQ